In Rhodococcus qingshengii JCM 15477, the sequence AGCCATGCGCGTCGATGTTGCACGGCAACTACTTCCGCTGGTGGAGGACACCGGGTGGTTCTTCGATACCGAATTGCTGGTGCTGGCCGAGCGAGCGGGCATGCGGATTCACGAGGTCCCTGTCGACTGGGTGGACGACCCGGACAGTCGGGTGGACATCATTGCCACGGCAGTTGCCGACCTCAAAGGTGTGGTCCGTGTCGGGCGAGCACTGTCTACCGGTTCCCTTCCATTGGCCGAGCTCAGGGCAAGTTTCGGACGTGAACCGTTGGTTCCCGGAGTTCCACGAGGAATGGTCGGGCAGCTCTCACGCTTTGCCGTGGTGGGAGTCATTTCGACGCTCGCGTACGCGCTGCTCTACCTCGCTCTGCACTCGATCATGGGTGCGCAGTGGGCCAACGCCGTCGCATTGCTGGTGACCGCGGTATTCAACACCGCCGCCAACCGGGCCTTCACCTTCGGGATCCGAGGGTCGGAAGGATCCGCTCGTCACCAGATGCAGGGACTGCTCGTGTTCGGGTTCGGTCTACTGCTCACCAGCGGATCATTGTTCGTGCTCGACGTCATGGCGCCCGATGCTTCCAAGCACGTGGAGCTTGCCGTACTCGTCATCGCCAATCTTGTTGCCACAGTCAGTCGATTCATCGCACTGCGCTGGGTGTTTCGCACCGCACAATCCGTAGGAGCCAATCGATGACCGCCACTGCAGAGACACTCGCCGCGCCGCTGCCAGCGCCGGAACCGCAACGTCAGGTGCGCTGGGAACCGTGGGCGCTGGGAGTGTTGTTAGTGGGCACCGGAGTTGCCTACATCTGGGGCCTGGGCGCGTCCGGATGGGCCAACTCGTTCTATGCCGCTGCGGTACAGGCAGGTTCGGTGTCGTGGAAGGCTTTCTTCTTCGGCTCCTCGGACGCTGCAAACTCGATCACCGTCGACAAGCCGCCCATGTCCCTGTGGTTGATGTCGCTGTCGGTTCGCATCTTCGGACTCAATTCCTGGGCGATGTTGGTGCCGCAGGCACTCCTCGGGGTCGGATCGG encodes:
- a CDS encoding glycosyltransferase; this translates as MTTEAMQTAGSTDAEEVSATTVVLDVVVPVYNEEAGLETCVRRLRRHLRTQVPFSARITIADNASVDGTLALARSLAEEFDDVRVVHLDAKGRGRALRQVWSDSDADVVAYMDVDLSTDLNALMPLIAPLLSGHSDIAIGSRLARSSRVVRGPKREFISRSYNLILRSALHARFSDAQCGFKAMRVDVARQLLPLVEDTGWFFDTELLVLAERAGMRIHEVPVDWVDDPDSRVDIIATAVADLKGVVRVGRALSTGSLPLAELRASFGREPLVPGVPRGMVGQLSRFAVVGVISTLAYALLYLALHSIMGAQWANAVALLVTAVFNTAANRAFTFGIRGSEGSARHQMQGLLVFGFGLLLTSGSLFVLDVMAPDASKHVELAVLVIANLVATVSRFIALRWVFRTAQSVGANR